The Trichomycterus rosablanca isolate fTriRos1 chromosome 19, fTriRos1.hap1, whole genome shotgun sequence region CTCATTACTTTCACTTTGAAAGGTTTTTCATTTGGATCAAGGAAATGTCGCCTGTATGGACATTTAGATCAACTGCATTTTTACTACGACATGAAAGCAGGTAAActgattttgttttattattttctcagTTTTCATTGctgtgttgtttattttttcatatttaagcttctgtatttcattttatcaCCTTCTTGTAGGTTTTACATTGACACTGAGAAACCAACCTCTGTCCCAGTCTCCTGGTTCCCTCGCTGTACCTCCCAAGTATTCCTGTCGTGAGTATTTCAGTTTATCTCCTGGATCCCGTTTTATGCTACCCTCCTCCTCTCCAGTCTTCAGTGTTCTCGCCGGGTCCACCTGCCTCGATCCCAGCCTCCTGGTTCCCTCGCTGTACCTTCCAAGTATTCTTGTCTTGagtattttggttttgttatctCCTGGATCCCCTGTTTTATGCCACCTTTCCTCCTCTCCAGTCTCCAGTGTTCCTGCCGGATTCACCTGCCCCTTTCCCAGCCTCCTTGTTCCATTGTTGCACCTTCcaagtattcctgccttgagtTTTTCGGTTTTGTCGTTACCTCCTGGATCCCCTGTTCCACGCTACCTTTCTCCTCTCCAGTCCCCAGTGTTCCTGTTGGTTCTGCCTGCCCCTGTTCCAGTTTCCAGCCCCCCTTGCAGCTCTCCTAGTAATACCTGTCCTGAGTCTATCTGTTTTGTTGTTCTCAAGAAACCTATTGTAATCTGCCACGGAGTCCTTGGTGTGGTGTTTGCCTTAttccaagttcacactacacgactttccaagttgttcagattgctgtacagttcactctacacgacaggatctcttgtaatcgggagtctttcaagtcggtgtggctttcacactacacgactgatcggcgatagtgggtttcacactacaccatctataacaaactggaatcgcaggc contains the following coding sequences:
- the LOC134333766 gene encoding uncharacterized protein LOC134333766 isoform X4, which encodes MLLGCRFFIWIKEMSPVWTFRSTAFLLRHESRFYIDTEKPTSVPVSWFPRCTSQVFLSLQCSCRIHLPLSQPPCSIVAPSKYSCLEFFGFVVTSWIPCSTLPFSSPVPSVPVGSACPCSSFQPPLQLS
- the LOC134333766 gene encoding uncharacterized protein LOC134333766 isoform X3 — protein: MKAGFTLTLRNQPLSQSPGSLAVPPKYSCLSSVPAGFTCPFPSLLVPLLHLPSIPALSFSVLSLPPGSPVPRYLSPLQSPVFLLVLPAPVPVSSPPCSSPSNTCPESICFVVLKKPIVICHGVLGVVFALFQVHTTRLSKLFRLLYSSLYTTGSLVIGSLSSRCGFHTTRLIGDSGFHTTPSITNWNRRRASLVSRLLSKHRVAPKPANLAPTSHRAKIRAKIV
- the LOC134333766 gene encoding uncharacterized protein LOC134333766 isoform X2, whose product is MKAGFTLTLRNQPLSQSPGSLAVPPKYSCREYFSLSPGSRFMLPSSSPVFSVLAGSTCLDPSLLVPSLYLPISSVPAGFTCPFPSLLVPLLHLPSIPALSFSVLSLPPGSPVPRYLSPLQSPVFLLVLPAPVPVSSPPCSSPSNTCPESICFVVLKKPIVICHGVLGVVFALFQVHTTRLSKLFRLLYSSLYTTGSLVIGSLSSRCGFHTTRLIGDSGFHTTPSITNWNRRRASLVSRLLSKHRVAPKPANLAPTSHRAKIRAKIV
- the LOC134333766 gene encoding uncharacterized protein LOC134333766 isoform X1 gives rise to the protein MKAGFTLTLRNQPLSQSPGSLAVPPKYSCREYFSLSPGSRFMLPSSSPVFSVLAGSTCLDPSLLVPSLYLPSILVLSILVLLSPGSPVLCHLSSSPVSSVPAGFTCPFPSLLVPLLHLPSIPALSFSVLSLPPGSPVPRYLSPLQSPVFLLVLPAPVPVSSPPCSSPSNTCPESICFVVLKKPIVICHGVLGVVFALFQVHTTRLSKLFRLLYSSLYTTGSLVIGSLSSRCGFHTTRLIGDSGFHTTPSITNWNRRRASLVSRLLSKHRVAPKPANLAPTSHRAKIRAKIV